One window of Pelobates fuscus isolate aPelFus1 chromosome 9, aPelFus1.pri, whole genome shotgun sequence genomic DNA carries:
- the LOC134573022 gene encoding olfactory receptor 6C1-like — translation MPVNRRRPGMPSAPLGLSELSLQLRRILRNWLRGALSSHGTYNKYLAKLSLYPSKEWFASSYDKLSIPKPQIGGADSRTNTIKIEMSNHTKVTYFIIKGISDDPNLQLPIFLLVLFMYIITLGGNMTIFLLICLDRHLHTPMYFFLSNLSIMDMSSTTVTLHRILVKYVTGNGTISFFCCMTQVYFFSSITGDQLLLLTAMSYDRYAAICMALRYPIVMNSKTCGLLAIVCWMLGFLQVIPYIILLSSYTCYRSNYVNHFYCDLVPVMKLSCSDTSALEILIFTEGLLLLNLTPCLLTFISYVFIIVTILRIQTKIGRRKAFYTCSSHLIVVLFLYITLGCQYLAPVSTNTVISYKLFSLFNTAAVPMVNPLIYSLRNNDVKSAFGRRVKYFRALI, via the exons GCACATATAACAAGTACCTTGCAAAACTTTCACTCTATCCGTCCAAAGAGTGGTTCGCTTCATCCTATGATAAACTATCGATTCCAAAACCCCAAATTGGTGGAGCTGATTCCAG AACCAACACCATCAAAATAGAAATGTCAAATCACACCAAAGTAACATATTTCATTATTAAAGGGATTTCAGATGATCCCAACCTGCAGCTTCCAATCTTCCTCCTGGTTCTCTTCATGTATATCATCACTCTTGGTGGCAACATGACCATCTTCCTCCTGATCTGTCTGGATCGTCACCTTCACACTCCCATGTACTTCTTCCTTAGTAACTTGTCTATCATGGACATGTCTTCTACCACTGTCACTCTACATAGGATCCTGGTGAAGTATGTAACAGGTAATGGAACAATTTCATTTTTCTGCTGCATGACACAAGTGTATTTCTTCTCGAGTATCACCGGTGATCAACTGTTACTATTAACGGCAATGAGCTATGATCGTTATGCAGCGATCTGCATGGCTCTGCGTTATCCAATAGTCATGAACTCCAAGACCTGTGGCCTGTTAGCCATTGTCTGTTGGATGTTGGGATTTTTACAAGTTATACCGTATATCATTTTATTATCAAGTTATACCTGCTATCGTTCAAACTATGTCAATCATTTCTACTGTGATCTTGTGCCAGTCATGAAACTCTCTTGCAGTGATACGTCGGCTTTGGAGATACTGATATTTACAGAGGGGCTGTTACTGCTAAATCTCACCCCTTGTCTGCTTACCTTCATCTCTTATGTTTTCATTATTGTGACGATATTGAGAATTCAGACAAAAATTGGGCGACGTAAAGCTTTTTATACGTGTTCCTCACACCTCATTGTGGTCCTGTTTCTCTACATTACCCTCGGATGCCAATATTTAGCCCCAGTATCTACAAACACGGTGATCTCTTATAAACTGTTTTCTCTTTTTAACACCGCTGCTGTGCCCATGGTTAACCCACTGATTTACAGCTTGAGAAATAATGATGTGAAATCAGCCTTTGGACGAAGGGTGAAATATTTTAGAGCTTTAATCTAA